One window of the Suricata suricatta isolate VVHF042 chromosome 7, meerkat_22Aug2017_6uvM2_HiC, whole genome shotgun sequence genome contains the following:
- the PI16 gene encoding peptidase inhibitor 16: MHSPCRLLLLLLLAASVGPAGALSDDEKHVMVELHNFYRAQAFPPAADMLQMRWDEELAAFAKAYAQKCVWGHNKERGRRGENLFAITDEGLDVPLAMEEWHHEREHYNLSAATCDQGQMCGHYTQVVWAKTERIGCGSHFCEKLQGVEETNIHLLVCNYEPPGNVKGKRPYQEGTPCSLCPSGYRCESSLCEPIRGPEEAQDLPYLVTEAPSSLATEASGSRKSGISSSRATETPPSSLVTEVSGPLATKALPAVETKAPSPLATEDSPSMATEAPPSLTTEVPSFLATHSLFSLDEGPATFPRSTNDPSSKLADKEASRTRMPSKTPESSPHPKMFLTGTRDPPPHSQKAGKVEAELSPSSEGLASDFPVQGKTGELPATLDHVGHTSSKSLSNSPSTSATANAVGGRILALQSSLPGAEGPEKPSLKSGLKSGPGHIWGPVLGLLLLPPLVLAGIF; this comes from the exons ATGCACAGCCCCTGCcgtctgctgctgctgctgctgctggcggcCTCCGTGGGCCCCGCCGGCGCCCTTAGTGACGATGAGAAACACGTGATGGTGGAGCTGCATAACTTCTACCGGGCCCAGGCATTCCCCCCTGCCGCTGACATGCTGCAAATG AGGTGGGACGAGGAGCTGGCCGCCTTCGCCAAGGCCTACGCGCAGAAGTGCGTGTGGGGCCACAACAAGGAGCGCGGGCGGCGCGGGGAGAACCTGTTCGCCATCACGGACGAGGGCCTGGACGTGCCGCTGGCCATGGAGGAGTGGCACCACGAGCGCGAGCACTACAACCTTAGCGCAGCCACCTGCGACCAGGGCCAGATGTGCGGCCACTACACGCAG GTGGTCTGGGCCAAGACAGAGAGGATTGGCTGTGGCTCCCACTTCTGTGAGAAGCTCCAGGGTGTTGAGGAGACCAATATCCATTTGCTGGTTTGCAACTATGAGCCCCC GGGGAACGTGAAGGGAAAGAGGCCCTACCAAGAAGGGACTCCGTGCTCCCTGTGTCCCTCTGGCTACCGCTGCGAAAGCTCCCTCTGTG AACCCATCAGAGGCCCAGAAGAGGCTCAGGATTTGCCTTACCTGGTAACTGAGGCCCCATCTTCCCTGGCCACGGAAGCTTCAGGCTCTAGGAAAAGCGGTATCTCCTCTTCCAGGGCAACGGAAACTCCTCCATCCTCCTTGGTAACAGAGGTCTCAGGCCCTCTGGCAACCAAGGCTCTTCCTGCTGTAGAAACCAAGGCCCCATCTCCCTTAGCAACAGAAGATTCCCCCTCCATGGCAACAGAGGCTCCACCTTCCTTAACTACTGAGGTCCCTTCCTTTTTGGCAACTCACAGCCTGTTTTCCTTGGATGAGGGGCCAGCTACCTTCCCCAGATCGACCAATGATCCCAGCTCCAAATTGGCAGACAAAGAGGCCAGCAGGACAAGAATGCCCTCCAAGACCCCAGAGAGTTCTCCGCACCCCAAGATGTTCTTGACAGGGACACGGGACCCACCACCCCACTCCCAGAAGGCAGGCAAGGTTGAGGCCGAGTTGTCTCCTTCCAGTGAGGGCTTGGCCTCAGATTTTCCAGTCCAGGGCAAGACAGGTGAGCTGCCGGCCACGCTGGACCATGTGGGGCACACCTCCTCCAAGTCCCTGTCTAACTCCCCCAGTACTTCTGCCACTGCTAATGCCGTGGGTGGGCGTATCCTGGCTCTGCAGTCATCTCTGCCAG gtGCAGAGGGCCCTGAAAAGCCTAGCCTCAAGTCAGGGCTGAAGTCGGGCCCTGGTCACATCTGGGGCCCCGTTCTGGGGCtgctgctcctgcctcccctggtcCTGGCTGGAATCTTCTGA
- the MTCH1 gene encoding mitochondrial carrier homolog 1 isoform X1: protein MGASDPEVAPWARGGAAGMAGAGAGAGARGGAAAGVEARARDPPPAHRAHPRHPRPAAQPSARRMDGSSGGLGSGDNAPTTEALFVALGAGVTALSHPLLYVKLLIQVGHEPMPPTIGTNVLGRKVLYLPSFFTYAKYIVQVDGKIGLFRGLSPRLMSNALSTVTRGSMKKVFPPDEIEQVSNKDDMKTSLKKVVKETSYEMMMQCVSRMLAHPLHVISMRCMVQFVGREAKYSGVLSSIGKIFKEEGLLGFFVGLIPHLLGDVVFLWGCNLLAHFINAYLVDDSVSDTPGGLGNDQNPGSQFSQALAIRSYTKFVMGIAVSMLTYPFLLVGDLMAVNNCGLQAGLPPYSPVFKSWIHCWKYLSVQGQLFRGSSLLFRRVSSGSCFALE from the exons ATGGGGGCTTCAGACCCGGAAGTGGCGCCCTGGGCTCGCGGCGGTGCCGCGGGGATGGCGGGAGCCGGAGCAGGAGCGGGAGCTCGCGGCGGCGCGGCGGCTGGAGTCGAGGCTCGGGCTCGCGATCCGCCGCCCGCGCACCGTGCACACCCTCGCCATCCTCGGCCCGCGGCGCAGCCTTCCGCCCGCAGGATGGACGGCTCGTCCGGGGGCCTGGGCTCCGGGGACAACGCCCCGACCACCGAGGCTCTTTTCGTGGCTCTGGGCGCTGGCGTAACAGCGCTCAGCCACCCGCTACTCTATGTGAAGCTGCTTATCCAG GTGGGTCATGAGCCGATGCCCCCCACCATTGGGACCAATGTGCTGGGGAGGAAGGTCCTCTACCTGCCCAGCTTCTTCACCTACG CCAAGTACATCGTGCAGGTGGATGGGAAGATTGGGCTATTCCGAGGCCTGAGCCCCCGGCTGATGTCCAACGCCCTCTCCACTGTGACCAGGGGCAGTATGAAGAAG gTTTTCCCTCCGGATGAGATCGAGCAGGTTTCCAACAAGGACGACATGAAGACTTCCCTGAAGAAAGTAGTGAAGGAG ACCTCCTATGAGATGATGATGCAGTGCGTGTCCCGCATGCTGGCCCACCCCCTGCAtg tcATCTCAATGCGCTGCATGGTCCAGTTTGTGGGACGGGAGGCCAAGTACAG CGGCGTGCTGAGCTCCATCGGGAAGATTTTCAAAGAGGAGGGGCTGCTGGGATTCTTTGT CGGCTTAATCCCTCACCTCCTGGGAGATGTGGTTTTCTTATGGGGCTGTAACCTGCTGGCCCACTTCATCAATGCCTACCTGGTGGATGACAGCGTGAGTGACACCCCAGGGGGGCTGGGAAACGACCAGAATCCAGGTTCCCAG TTCAGCCAGGCCCTGGCCATCCGGAGCTATACCAAATTTGTGATGGGG ATTGCAGTGAGCATGCTGACCTACCCCTTCCTGCTGGTCGGTGACCTCATGGCTGTGAACAACTGCGG GCTGCAGGCCGGGCTCCCCCCGTACTCCCCCGTCTTCAAATCTTGGATCCACTGCTGGAAATACCTGAGCGTGCAG GGCCAGCTTTTCCGTGGCTCCAGCTTGCTCTTCCGCCGGGTGTCCTCGGGATCATGCTTTGCCCTGGAGTAG
- the MTCH1 gene encoding mitochondrial carrier homolog 1 isoform X2, whose amino-acid sequence MGASDPEVAPWARGGAAGMAGAGAGAGARGGAAAGVEARARDPPPAHRAHPRHPRPAAQPSARRMDGSSGGLGSGDNAPTTEALFVALGAGVTALSHPLLYVKLLIQVGHEPMPPTIGTNVLGRKVLYLPSFFTYAKYIVQVDGKIGLFRGLSPRLMSNALSTVTRGSMKKVFPPDEIEQVSNKDDMKTSLKKVVKETSYEMMMQCVSRMLAHPLHVISMRCMVQFVGREAKYSGVLSSIGKIFKEEGLLGFFVGLIPHLLGDVVFLWGCNLLAHFINAYLVDDSFSQALAIRSYTKFVMGIAVSMLTYPFLLVGDLMAVNNCGLQAGLPPYSPVFKSWIHCWKYLSVQGQLFRGSSLLFRRVSSGSCFALE is encoded by the exons ATGGGGGCTTCAGACCCGGAAGTGGCGCCCTGGGCTCGCGGCGGTGCCGCGGGGATGGCGGGAGCCGGAGCAGGAGCGGGAGCTCGCGGCGGCGCGGCGGCTGGAGTCGAGGCTCGGGCTCGCGATCCGCCGCCCGCGCACCGTGCACACCCTCGCCATCCTCGGCCCGCGGCGCAGCCTTCCGCCCGCAGGATGGACGGCTCGTCCGGGGGCCTGGGCTCCGGGGACAACGCCCCGACCACCGAGGCTCTTTTCGTGGCTCTGGGCGCTGGCGTAACAGCGCTCAGCCACCCGCTACTCTATGTGAAGCTGCTTATCCAG GTGGGTCATGAGCCGATGCCCCCCACCATTGGGACCAATGTGCTGGGGAGGAAGGTCCTCTACCTGCCCAGCTTCTTCACCTACG CCAAGTACATCGTGCAGGTGGATGGGAAGATTGGGCTATTCCGAGGCCTGAGCCCCCGGCTGATGTCCAACGCCCTCTCCACTGTGACCAGGGGCAGTATGAAGAAG gTTTTCCCTCCGGATGAGATCGAGCAGGTTTCCAACAAGGACGACATGAAGACTTCCCTGAAGAAAGTAGTGAAGGAG ACCTCCTATGAGATGATGATGCAGTGCGTGTCCCGCATGCTGGCCCACCCCCTGCAtg tcATCTCAATGCGCTGCATGGTCCAGTTTGTGGGACGGGAGGCCAAGTACAG CGGCGTGCTGAGCTCCATCGGGAAGATTTTCAAAGAGGAGGGGCTGCTGGGATTCTTTGT CGGCTTAATCCCTCACCTCCTGGGAGATGTGGTTTTCTTATGGGGCTGTAACCTGCTGGCCCACTTCATCAATGCCTACCTGGTGGATGACAGC TTCAGCCAGGCCCTGGCCATCCGGAGCTATACCAAATTTGTGATGGGG ATTGCAGTGAGCATGCTGACCTACCCCTTCCTGCTGGTCGGTGACCTCATGGCTGTGAACAACTGCGG GCTGCAGGCCGGGCTCCCCCCGTACTCCCCCGTCTTCAAATCTTGGATCCACTGCTGGAAATACCTGAGCGTGCAG GGCCAGCTTTTCCGTGGCTCCAGCTTGCTCTTCCGCCGGGTGTCCTCGGGATCATGCTTTGCCCTGGAGTAG